A window from Chryseobacterium vaccae encodes these proteins:
- a CDS encoding thiamine diphosphokinase, whose amino-acid sequence MKDKALLFINGDAPKSFPDLNNYGLIACTDGAFHYLKKMGFPLDKLDFISGDFDSHSGSDENIYEGKFIHTLDQDKTDFHKALEIILEKSFSEIDVFGGSGGEQDHFLGNLTVAYTFKDQMKIRFYDEFSEYYFISNNFKLKGVKNRMISLYPFPLVNNITTKGLNWPLTNGSLSITSRIGTRNFAIEDEVSVEYESGDVLFFVGINEIDYPKIY is encoded by the coding sequence ATGAAAGATAAAGCATTACTTTTCATTAACGGAGACGCTCCAAAATCTTTTCCGGACTTAAATAATTATGGGCTGATTGCCTGTACGGACGGAGCTTTTCATTATTTGAAAAAAATGGGTTTCCCTCTGGATAAGCTGGATTTTATTTCCGGTGATTTTGATTCACATTCCGGATCAGATGAAAATATTTACGAAGGGAAATTTATCCATACACTGGATCAGGACAAAACAGATTTTCATAAGGCATTAGAAATTATCCTGGAAAAAAGTTTTTCAGAGATTGATGTCTTCGGAGGCAGCGGCGGAGAACAGGATCATTTCCTTGGGAATCTTACGGTAGCCTATACATTTAAAGACCAGATGAAGATCCGATTTTATGATGAATTTTCGGAATATTACTTTATTTCTAATAACTTTAAACTGAAAGGAGTAAAAAACAGAATGATCTCACTTTATCCTTTTCCGTTAGTAAACAATATCACAACCAAAGGGCTCAACTGGCCTTTGACTAATGGAAGTTTAAGTATTACCTCAAGAATAGGAACCCGGAATTTTGCGATTGAAGATGAGGTTTCTGTAGAATATGAATCAGGGGATGTGTTATTTTTTGTGGGAATTAATGAGATAGACTATCCAAAGATATATTAA
- a CDS encoding cob(I)yrinic acid a,c-diamide adenosyltransferase, which yields MKIYTKTGDKGQTALYGGTRVSKASARVDSYGNIDELNSFIGIAKSHIQDEEVLKQLKKIQFDLFTVGSEAATPVDKLMLANGKSRLPLIISEAEIEELEQWMDTFDEKLEPLQYFILPGGGKSATFLHAARTICRRAERSLVFLNESEEVRPELIKYLNRLSDYLFVLARYVSKLNNEPEEYWNPNER from the coding sequence ATGAAAATTTATACAAAAACAGGAGATAAAGGCCAAACCGCTTTATACGGCGGAACAAGAGTATCCAAAGCCAGTGCAAGAGTGGACAGCTACGGAAATATAGATGAGTTGAATTCATTCATAGGGATTGCTAAAAGTCATATTCAGGATGAAGAAGTGCTGAAGCAGTTAAAGAAAATTCAGTTTGATCTCTTTACCGTAGGATCAGAAGCGGCTACACCGGTTGATAAACTTATGCTGGCTAACGGAAAATCGCGCCTGCCATTAATTATTTCTGAAGCAGAAATTGAAGAACTGGAGCAATGGATGGATACTTTTGATGAAAAACTGGAACCTCTTCAATATTTTATCCTTCCCGGAGGAGGAAAATCAGCAACATTTTTACACGCAGCAAGAACTATCTGCAGAAGAGCAGAACGTTCCCTTGTTTTCTTAAATGAGTCAGAAGAGGTTCGTCCTGAGCTGATCAAATACCTGAACAGACTTTCAGACTACCTTTTTGTTTTGGCGAGATATGTTTCCAAACTGAATAACGAACCGGAAGAATACTGGAACCCGAATGAAAGATAA
- a CDS encoding DinB family protein — MTTTATATKQFMSSEQLLEHWQGHRNLTRRVIEAFPEKELFEFSVGGMRPFAKLAVELISIGGPALKGIIEKNMEAYNEEGFNPKTKEDLLKKWDEETEVINQYFSQITEERFQETFNLFGQYEFPVYQNILYFVDNEIHHRGQGYVYLRALGIEPPFFWERF; from the coding sequence ATGACAACTACAGCAACAGCCACAAAACAATTCATGTCATCTGAGCAATTATTAGAGCACTGGCAGGGGCACAGAAACCTGACAAGAAGAGTAATCGAAGCTTTTCCTGAAAAGGAATTATTTGAGTTTTCAGTAGGAGGAATGAGACCTTTTGCCAAATTAGCCGTAGAACTGATCAGTATTGGCGGACCTGCCCTGAAAGGAATCATTGAAAAAAATATGGAGGCTTACAACGAAGAAGGTTTCAATCCTAAAACAAAAGAAGACCTCTTAAAAAAATGGGATGAAGAAACAGAAGTAATCAACCAATATTTCAGCCAGATTACAGAAGAGCGTTTTCAGGAAACATTCAATCTGTTTGGACAGTACGAGTTCCCGGTATATCAGAACATCCTTTATTTTGTAGACAATGAAATCCACCACCGCGGACAAGGGTATGTTTACCTGAGAGCTTTAGGAATTGAACCTCCTTTCTTCTGGGAAAGATTCTAG
- a CDS encoding helix-turn-helix transcriptional regulator, which yields MNDHYLKKLDRVTAILTQLQSKPMIRAQDLAEKFDVSIRTIYRDVKTLENAGIPIIGEAGNGYSLMDGYKLPPIMFTKEEVLSFITAEKLMQKFSHQSLGNHYQAAMVKVRSVLRNSDKNLIQNIEKQIDVFSHHAGAEDHVKNVLPTILESIADKTQLIIEYQTVDSTVTNRTIEAVGVFFEFNYWYIMAFCTLRKDFRQFRVDRILQILKTQTPFLQEYGQINDYRKNGNGNKTKVKLLVDKKIMGHLVNSKRYYGLTEEAEREDGVELTFETEWIEEGFPRWLITFADYATVLEPDSLRLKINDLVTRISVKHQ from the coding sequence ATGAACGATCACTATCTTAAAAAACTCGACAGGGTAACAGCTATTCTCACGCAATTACAATCGAAGCCGATGATCCGGGCACAGGATCTGGCTGAAAAATTCGATGTCAGCATCAGAACGATTTACCGTGATGTGAAAACTCTGGAAAATGCAGGAATTCCAATTATTGGGGAGGCCGGAAACGGGTATTCCCTGATGGACGGCTATAAGCTTCCACCCATTATGTTTACCAAAGAAGAGGTATTAAGTTTTATCACTGCTGAAAAACTGATGCAGAAATTTTCCCATCAGAGTTTGGGGAATCATTATCAGGCAGCGATGGTGAAAGTACGTTCCGTATTAAGAAATTCGGATAAAAACCTGATTCAGAATATCGAAAAACAGATCGATGTCTTCAGCCATCATGCAGGGGCAGAGGATCATGTTAAAAATGTGCTGCCCACGATCCTGGAAAGTATTGCTGATAAAACCCAGTTGATCATTGAATATCAAACAGTAGATTCAACGGTTACCAACAGAACGATTGAAGCTGTAGGAGTATTCTTTGAATTCAACTACTGGTACATTATGGCATTCTGTACGCTGAGAAAAGATTTCAGGCAGTTCCGTGTTGACAGGATTCTTCAGATCTTAAAAACCCAGACACCATTTCTGCAGGAATACGGCCAGATCAATGATTACAGAAAAAACGGAAATGGAAATAAGACCAAAGTGAAGCTTTTGGTTGATAAAAAAATTATGGGACATCTGGTCAATTCAAAAAGATATTATGGTCTAACCGAAGAAGCAGAAAGAGAAGATGGAGTGGAACTGACTTTTGAAACAGAATGGATTGAAGAAGGATTCCCTCGCTGGCTGATCACGTTTGCCGATTATGCCACTGTTTTGGAACCGGACAGCCTCAGACTAAAAATAAATGATCTTGTTACCAGAATTTCGGTTAAGCATCAATAA
- a CDS encoding ABC transporter ATP-binding protein — protein sequence MIYGTLFLTFLGALAAQVNPIVLKYTVDEVTNLTHLPHPMSEGIHILIVISVILLGKELLNIFINFGQKFYGEKIRINVSSVLAQSAIDKILTYKVAYFNDENHESGKLQIRIDRGIESLTKLVQNFFIDILPLFSNAIIALIIMYMQNVYVGMVSTIIVPIYFYISSLQAKKLGGVRRQLRNQRERKTSGLLNLINSIMVIKSFVREKFEGKKQYDLQMELMESQMFTRKTNFIYDGLKTFIEQFGVVLIILLTVYLVLDQQMTIGAIMLHIMLFNNVSAPIRQLHRIYDDMNDAMIYAEGYFDILNADNETEQNGTFIEKEIKGTFELKNVDFTYPNGTKALHEVSMKFENGKTTALVGLSGAGKSTVINLLCKFYLPDSGEILLDGVNLNEYNNTFLRNDLGLVLQRNHIFQGSIEDNIRYGDMNASFEEIQEAAKKAYLHDQILDLPDGYQHDATQLSGGQQQRIAIARLFLKNPPVIFLDEPTASLDAIATEQIKNSLDAIKEGRTVIIISHSLSQILDSDTIYVMKKGRVVESGTHDELVIANGTYREIFDASARSLNLDKLVNTYKEN from the coding sequence ATGATCTATGGAACTTTATTTCTTACCTTTTTGGGAGCTTTGGCGGCACAGGTCAATCCCATTGTACTGAAATATACGGTGGATGAGGTTACCAATCTTACCCATCTTCCCCATCCGATGTCGGAAGGAATTCATATTCTTATTGTGATTTCTGTTATTTTACTGGGAAAGGAGTTACTGAATATTTTCATCAATTTCGGACAGAAATTTTATGGTGAAAAAATCAGGATCAATGTGAGTTCCGTTCTGGCACAGTCAGCGATTGATAAGATTCTTACATACAAGGTAGCTTATTTTAATGATGAAAATCACGAATCCGGAAAACTTCAGATCAGGATAGACCGCGGCATTGAAAGTCTGACAAAACTGGTTCAGAATTTCTTCATTGATATTCTCCCGCTTTTTTCCAATGCCATCATTGCCCTCATCATTATGTATATGCAGAATGTTTATGTAGGAATGGTTTCCACCATCATTGTTCCCATTTATTTTTATATTAGCTCACTGCAGGCCAAAAAACTGGGTGGGGTGAGACGCCAGCTAAGAAATCAGAGAGAAAGGAAAACCTCAGGACTTCTGAATCTGATCAACTCAATTATGGTCATTAAAAGTTTTGTCCGTGAAAAATTTGAAGGTAAAAAACAGTATGACCTTCAGATGGAACTGATGGAAAGCCAGATGTTCACCCGGAAAACCAACTTTATTTACGATGGATTAAAAACCTTTATCGAACAGTTTGGAGTGGTTCTGATTATTCTTTTGACGGTGTATCTGGTACTGGATCAGCAGATGACCATCGGCGCGATCATGCTTCACATTATGTTATTCAATAACGTCTCGGCTCCAATCCGCCAGCTTCACAGGATTTATGATGATATGAATGATGCCATGATCTATGCGGAAGGGTATTTCGACATTCTGAATGCTGATAATGAAACTGAACAGAACGGAACTTTTATAGAAAAAGAAATCAAAGGAACTTTCGAATTAAAAAATGTGGATTTCACCTATCCGAATGGTACAAAAGCGCTGCATGAGGTTTCCATGAAATTTGAAAACGGGAAAACTACGGCATTGGTAGGACTGAGCGGTGCAGGAAAGTCAACTGTAATCAATCTTTTGTGTAAATTTTACCTTCCCGATTCCGGAGAAATCCTGCTGGATGGAGTGAATTTAAATGAGTATAACAATACTTTCCTGAGGAATGATCTCGGTCTGGTGCTCCAGAGAAATCATATTTTTCAGGGAAGCATTGAAGACAACATCAGATATGGAGATATGAATGCGAGCTTTGAAGAAATTCAGGAAGCCGCTAAAAAAGCTTACCTGCATGATCAGATTCTGGATCTTCCGGACGGTTATCAGCATGATGCAACACAGCTTTCAGGAGGGCAGCAGCAGAGAATTGCCATTGCCCGGTTATTTCTGAAGAATCCTCCGGTTATTTTTCTTGACGAACCTACCGCCAGTCTGGATGCCATTGCTACAGAACAGATCAAAAACTCACTGGATGCCATTAAAGAAGGTCGTACTGTGATCATTATTTCCCATTCACTTTCCCAGATCCTGGATTCTGATACAATTTATGTAATGAAAAAAGGAAGAGTGGTGGAAAGCGGTACTCATGATGAACTCGTAATAGCCAACGGAACCTACCGGGAAATTTTTGATGCATCAGCCAGAAGTTTGAATCTTGATAAGCTGGTGAACACCTATAAAGAGAATTAG
- the hemB gene encoding porphobilinogen synthase produces the protein MIHSRNRRLRINESIRSLVRENILTTDDFVMPIFVMEGENQQEAIPSMPGIFRRSIDLTVKECKELFSLGVKSVNLYMKVSEHLKDNTGKEAWNKDGLMQKTIRAIKDAIPEMIVMPDVALDPYSIYGHDGIIENGKIINDATNDALARMSVSHAEAGADIVAPSDMMDGRVQVIREALEESGFTDVGILSYSAKYASSFYGPFRSALDSAPKDNMEIPKDKKTYQMDFHNSREALNEVYKDIEEGADIIMIKPGLPYLDIVSKVREAIDLPIAVYNVSGEYAMVKAAAQNGWLDNDKTIIESLTCFKRAGADMIFTYFAKEAAMILNK, from the coding sequence ATGATACATTCAAGAAACAGAAGACTTAGAATTAATGAATCTATCAGAAGTTTAGTAAGAGAAAATATTCTTACAACGGATGATTTTGTAATGCCTATCTTCGTAATGGAGGGCGAAAACCAGCAGGAAGCAATCCCGTCGATGCCAGGAATTTTCAGGAGGAGCATCGATCTGACCGTGAAAGAATGTAAGGAATTATTTTCTTTGGGGGTGAAATCTGTCAATCTGTACATGAAAGTGTCCGAACATTTAAAAGATAATACCGGAAAAGAAGCCTGGAACAAAGACGGACTGATGCAGAAAACCATCAGAGCGATTAAAGATGCTATTCCGGAAATGATTGTAATGCCTGATGTAGCACTGGATCCTTATTCCATTTACGGGCATGACGGAATTATAGAAAACGGAAAAATCATCAATGACGCCACCAATGATGCCTTAGCCAGAATGTCTGTGTCACACGCAGAAGCAGGAGCTGACATTGTGGCACCAAGTGATATGATGGACGGAAGGGTACAGGTGATCCGTGAAGCTTTAGAGGAAAGCGGATTTACCGATGTAGGGATTCTGAGCTATTCCGCAAAATATGCAAGCTCATTCTACGGACCGTTCAGAAGTGCTCTGGATAGTGCACCGAAAGATAATATGGAGATTCCGAAAGACAAGAAAACATACCAGATGGATTTCCACAATTCCCGCGAAGCATTAAACGAAGTTTATAAAGATATTGAAGAAGGGGCAGACATCATTATGATCAAACCGGGACTTCCTTATCTGGACATCGTTTCCAAAGTACGTGAAGCTATTGATCTTCCAATTGCTGTTTACAACGTAAGCGGAGAATATGCCATGGTGAAAGCAGCAGCACAAAACGGATGGCTGGATAATGACAAAACGATTATCGAAAGTCTTACCTGCTTCAAAAGAGCCGGAGCAGATATGATTTTCACTTATTTTGCCAAAGAAGCGGCCATGATTTTAAATAAATAG
- a CDS encoding T9SS type A sorting domain-containing protein: protein MKKLLLLFIFLGTFVGFSTNLKAQLREPGSLSQKADDGVLVAYPNPAKDYLLIKAKDSSLKIKSVTFYSILGMQVASYSVNMNSGEINIEKLKPGKYLIRYILSDNTQKVTQIVKQ, encoded by the coding sequence ATGAAAAAACTTTTACTTTTATTTATATTTTTAGGCACTTTTGTTGGTTTTTCCACCAATTTAAAAGCTCAGTTGAGAGAGCCGGGATCCCTATCACAGAAAGCTGATGATGGTGTACTGGTTGCTTATCCAAATCCTGCTAAGGATTACCTGCTGATTAAAGCTAAAGATTCTTCCCTGAAGATCAAAAGCGTAACCTTTTATTCTATTTTAGGAATGCAGGTGGCCAGTTACAGTGTCAACATGAATTCAGGGGAAATCAATATTGAAAAATTGAAACCCGGAAAATATTTGATTCGCTATATTTTAAGCGATAATACCCAAAAGGTAACTCAAATTGTAAAACAATAA
- a CDS encoding ABC transporter ATP-binding protein: MLKAEHIRKTYNAGKKVALDDFSIHVPKGSIYGLLGPNGAGKTSFIRIINQITQADSGDIWINGDRLNPNHIRDIGYMPEERGLYKNMTVGDQLLYFGELKGMSKNDALNEAKKWFDKLNIDQWWKKKLSELSKGMAQKIQFVVTVLHRPHLLILDEPFSGFDPVNANLIKDQIIDLKNNGTTIILSTHRMESVEEMCDYVALINNSKKIIDGRVFDVREKFKKNIFGVTLSEVDETKFDNFKTQYEIFNFSNENNLVSFELKNESGQNDILMDLVHIGKVRSFDERIPSMNEVFINAVSNHS; encoded by the coding sequence ATGCTAAAAGCTGAACATATCAGAAAGACCTATAATGCAGGAAAAAAAGTAGCATTGGATGATTTCAGCATCCATGTTCCGAAAGGCAGCATTTATGGTCTTCTAGGTCCTAACGGAGCCGGAAAAACTTCTTTCATCCGTATTATCAACCAGATTACCCAGGCCGATTCCGGAGATATCTGGATCAACGGAGACCGCCTTAACCCCAACCACATCAGAGACATTGGTTATATGCCTGAAGAAAGAGGGCTGTATAAGAATATGACTGTTGGAGATCAGCTTCTCTATTTCGGGGAACTGAAAGGGATGAGCAAAAATGATGCTCTGAACGAAGCAAAAAAGTGGTTTGATAAGCTGAATATCGATCAATGGTGGAAAAAGAAACTCTCTGAACTCTCCAAAGGAATGGCGCAGAAGATTCAGTTCGTAGTAACAGTCCTTCACAGACCTCATCTTCTGATTCTGGATGAACCGTTTTCTGGTTTTGACCCTGTGAATGCCAATCTGATTAAAGACCAGATCATTGATCTTAAAAATAACGGAACGACCATTATTCTTTCCACCCACAGAATGGAAAGTGTGGAAGAAATGTGTGATTATGTGGCTTTGATCAATAACTCAAAAAAGATTATTGACGGAAGAGTTTTTGATGTCAGAGAGAAATTTAAAAAGAATATTTTCGGAGTTACGCTTTCGGAAGTTGATGAAACTAAGTTTGATAATTTCAAAACTCAATATGAAATTTTCAATTTCTCCAACGAAAACAATCTGGTTTCTTTCGAGCTAAAAAATGAAAGCGGACAAAACGATATTCTGATGGATCTTGTACACATTGGAAAAGTAAGATCTTTTGATGAAAGAATCCCAAGTATGAATGAAGTGTTTATTAATGCCGTAAGTAACCATTCCTAA
- a CDS encoding ABC transporter permease — protein sequence MNNIFLITKREFLTQVKKKSFIILTLLAPILLAAFGAVIGLMFKANESHSVIEVVDKSGLFKDQLKSNDKLNYVFVSAADEKSKINNLKDNESLDGILILPELTGQNYDELQNSSRLVVNSKIGFDTKQKIVSDITDVIKKEKIKQLGIQETQLNDLDKGFTLKTINVSENNKEDSDLAFGVKSGLSILLMYVTFMFIIIYGVRVMRSVLEEKNNRVVEIIISSVKPFELMMGKILGVTLVALTQFVIWITMSVIGALILNTGFSSIQKNIPGGSEEIANKLDFAQIATQVSHSLLELNFPLIIFVFIVFFLLGYIFYSSIYAAIGSAVDNETETQQFTLFAILPLSLGMYGSFSLMNNPDGPLGFWLSIIPFTSPVAMIARIPFGVPAWQIALSIALLLGTTVFMIFLAGKIYRVGILMYGNKATLKEIWKWIKG from the coding sequence ATGAACAATATTTTTTTAATTACAAAAAGGGAGTTTCTTACGCAGGTTAAGAAAAAATCCTTCATTATACTAACGCTTCTGGCCCCTATTCTTCTGGCTGCCTTTGGTGCTGTAATCGGACTTATGTTTAAAGCCAATGAATCTCACAGCGTAATTGAAGTCGTGGATAAAAGCGGACTGTTTAAAGATCAGCTTAAATCCAATGACAAGCTCAATTATGTATTTGTTTCTGCGGCAGATGAAAAATCAAAGATTAATAACCTGAAAGACAATGAATCTCTGGATGGTATTCTGATCCTTCCGGAATTAACCGGACAGAATTACGATGAGCTTCAGAACAGTTCAAGACTTGTTGTAAACAGTAAGATAGGCTTTGATACGAAACAAAAGATTGTCTCTGACATTACAGATGTTATCAAAAAAGAAAAGATCAAGCAGCTGGGTATTCAGGAGACACAACTGAATGATCTGGACAAGGGCTTTACTTTAAAGACCATTAATGTTTCTGAAAACAATAAGGAAGATTCTGATCTTGCTTTTGGGGTAAAGAGTGGGCTAAGCATCCTTCTGATGTATGTTACCTTTATGTTTATCATTATTTATGGAGTAAGGGTGATGAGAAGTGTTCTTGAGGAGAAAAATAACCGTGTGGTAGAGATCATTATTTCATCAGTGAAACCTTTTGAGCTGATGATGGGTAAAATCCTTGGAGTAACACTTGTTGCCCTGACCCAATTTGTGATCTGGATCACCATGTCTGTCATCGGAGCATTGATTCTGAATACTGGTTTTTCTTCCATTCAGAAAAATATTCCGGGTGGCAGTGAGGAAATTGCCAATAAACTGGATTTTGCACAGATTGCCACTCAGGTTTCCCACAGCCTGCTGGAACTGAATTTCCCGCTTATCATTTTTGTATTCATTGTATTTTTCCTTCTGGGATATATTTTTTACAGCTCTATTTATGCTGCCATTGGTTCTGCCGTGGATAATGAAACAGAAACTCAGCAGTTTACTTTATTTGCTATTTTACCACTTTCTTTAGGAATGTACGGGAGCTTTTCTTTAATGAATAATCCTGATGGTCCTCTGGGATTCTGGCTGTCTATTATTCCGTTTACTTCCCCGGTAGCGATGATTGCAAGGATACCGTTTGGTGTTCCGGCCTGGCAGATTGCCTTGTCTATTGCATTATTGCTGGGAACAACGGTTTTTATGATCTTTTTAGCCGGAAAAATTTACCGTGTGGGGATTCTGATGTATGGTAATAAAGCCACGCTGAAGGAGATCTGGAAATGGATCAAGGGATAA
- a CDS encoding porin family protein — MKKLLLTSALAVSTLSFAQIDFGSTRFGVTAGGNYSRVRNAHNPSGARFAFQGGALALIPIGKANQFFLQPEVTYYGAGETGKDKEAKGKDGYDAVYANNYLSVPVYFKGYFSEAESEFFGMIGPRFNFLLNQNVKNAPANRPYYDPDVTDPLYPAVSGKASSFNFALGLGVGYSYKRQLEVTLRYDLGLSDTYPDLAKEKGGTNKKKSEQVLGVSLSYIFK, encoded by the coding sequence ATGAAAAAACTTTTATTAACCTCTGCTTTGGCTGTTTCAACCCTTTCTTTTGCCCAGATTGATTTTGGAAGCACAAGATTTGGTGTCACTGCCGGAGGTAACTATTCCCGTGTAAGGAATGCCCATAACCCTTCTGGTGCCAGATTTGCATTTCAGGGTGGAGCTCTAGCTCTTATCCCGATCGGAAAGGCCAACCAGTTCTTTTTACAGCCGGAAGTAACGTACTATGGTGCGGGAGAAACCGGAAAAGATAAAGAAGCTAAAGGAAAGGACGGTTATGATGCGGTATATGCCAACAATTACCTGAGCGTACCTGTTTATTTCAAAGGATACTTTTCAGAAGCTGAATCGGAATTCTTCGGAATGATAGGACCAAGATTTAACTTTCTCTTAAACCAGAACGTTAAAAATGCTCCGGCAAACAGACCTTACTATGATCCAGATGTAACAGACCCTTTGTACCCTGCAGTAAGCGGAAAAGCATCAAGCTTCAATTTCGCATTGGGATTAGGAGTCGGTTACAGTTACAAAAGACAGCTTGAAGTAACCCTAAGATATGATTTAGGTCTTTCAGATACCTATCCTGATCTTGCCAAAGAAAAAGGAGGAACCAATAAAAAGAAATCTGAGCAGGTTTTAGGCGTAAGCTTAAGCTATATCTTCAAATAG
- the sucD gene encoding succinate--CoA ligase subunit alpha, with product MSILVNKDSKVIVQGFTGNEGTFHAGQMIEYGTNVVGGVTPGKGGSEHLGKPVFNTVADAVEKAGANVSIIFVPPAFAADAIMEAAEAGIKVIVCITEGIPVADMVKVKSYIADRDCRLIGPNCPGIITSEEAKIGIMPGFVFKKGKVGIVSKSGTLTYEAADQVVRAGYGISTAIGIGGDPIIGTTTREALELFINDPETEAVVMIGEIGGGLEAEAARWYKASGSTKPVVGFIAGQTAPKGRTMGHAGAIVGGAEDTAQAKMEIMRENGINVVDSPADIGATVAKILG from the coding sequence ATGTCAATTTTAGTAAACAAAGATTCTAAAGTAATTGTACAAGGATTTACAGGGAACGAAGGTACTTTCCACGCTGGTCAGATGATTGAATACGGAACAAACGTAGTAGGTGGGGTTACTCCGGGAAAAGGAGGATCTGAGCACTTAGGAAAGCCGGTATTCAATACAGTAGCAGACGCTGTTGAAAAAGCTGGAGCTAACGTAAGTATCATTTTCGTACCACCTGCATTTGCTGCTGATGCAATTATGGAAGCTGCTGAAGCAGGTATCAAAGTTATCGTATGTATTACTGAAGGTATTCCTGTAGCAGATATGGTAAAAGTAAAATCTTATATCGCTGACAGAGACTGCAGATTAATCGGTCCTAACTGTCCGGGAATCATTACTTCTGAAGAAGCTAAAATTGGTATCATGCCAGGATTCGTTTTCAAAAAAGGGAAAGTAGGTATCGTTTCAAAATCAGGTACCCTTACTTATGAAGCGGCTGATCAGGTAGTAAGAGCTGGTTACGGTATTTCTACTGCTATCGGTATCGGTGGTGACCCAATCATCGGAACAACTACAAGAGAAGCTCTTGAATTATTCATCAACGATCCTGAAACTGAAGCTGTTGTAATGATCGGTGAAATTGGTGGTGGTCTTGAAGCAGAAGCTGCAAGATGGTACAAAGCAAGCGGATCTACTAAACCGGTTGTAGGATTTATCGCAGGACAAACTGCTCCTAAAGGAAGAACAATGGGACACGCTGGTGCTATCGTAGGAGGTGCTGAAGATACAGCTCAGGCTAAAATGGAGATCATGAGAGAAAACGGAATCAACGTTGTAGATTCTCCTGCTGATATCGGTGCTACCGTTGCAAAAATCCTTGGATAA
- a CDS encoding UDP-3-O-(3-hydroxymyristoyl)glucosamine N-acyltransferase: MKFHSPQKLKTIADLIGSTFIGPEDFEVLGTNEIHRVKPGDIVFVNHPKYYDKALHSAATIILIDKEVECPEGKALLVSDDPFRDFNKINTHFTRIYNFKEELHDVEIGEGTKIHSSAVIGNNVTIGSNVLIFPNVVIGDRTVIGDNVIIQSNTVLGGDAFYYRKLNGNFDRLISVGNVIIENNVEIGNGCTIDRGVTDSTIIGEGSVLDNQIQIGHDTVIGKKCLIASQVGVAGCCIIGDEVTLWGQVGIASGNTIESGSVILGKTGVNRDLKKGTYIGMFAEDFKGYLKKEVKLRNLK; this comes from the coding sequence ATGAAATTCCATTCTCCACAGAAACTTAAAACCATAGCAGATTTAATAGGCTCTACATTCATTGGTCCTGAAGACTTTGAAGTTTTGGGAACCAATGAAATTCATAGAGTGAAACCGGGAGACATTGTGTTTGTTAACCATCCTAAATATTACGATAAAGCCTTACATTCCGCAGCTACAATCATCCTGATTGATAAAGAAGTAGAATGCCCGGAAGGAAAAGCACTTTTGGTGTCTGATGACCCTTTCAGGGACTTTAATAAAATCAACACACACTTTACCAGAATATACAACTTTAAAGAAGAGCTTCATGATGTTGAAATAGGAGAGGGAACGAAGATTCACTCTTCAGCTGTGATCGGAAACAATGTGACGATCGGAAGCAATGTGCTGATATTTCCTAATGTAGTTATAGGAGACAGAACGGTAATCGGTGATAATGTAATCATCCAGTCCAATACTGTACTGGGTGGAGATGCCTTTTATTACAGAAAACTGAATGGTAATTTTGATAGATTGATCTCCGTAGGAAATGTAATCATTGAAAATAATGTAGAGATTGGAAATGGATGTACCATTGACCGTGGAGTTACAGATTCTACCATCATAGGAGAAGGATCAGTTTTAGATAACCAGATTCAGATAGGACATGATACCGTGATCGGGAAAAAATGTCTGATCGCTTCACAGGTTGGAGTAGCAGGATGCTGTATCATTGGAGATGAGGTAACACTTTGGGGACAAGTAGGCATAGCTTCCGGTAATACCATTGAAAGCGGATCTGTCATTCTTGGGAAGACCGGAGTGAACCGGGACCTTAAAAAAGGAACCTATATCGGGATGTTTGCAGAAGATTTTAAAGGTTATCTTAAAAAAGAGGTAAAACTGAGAAATCTCAAATAA